From a single Bacillus pseudomycoides DSM 12442 genomic region:
- a CDS encoding GNAT family N-acetyltransferase codes for MKIYEATIEDLDGVASVFNNYRTFYKQESNVGEARVFLRNRIERKESVIFVAVEDGEYLGFTQLYPSFSSVSMKELWILNDLFVQEGKRGAGIGKKLLEAARIFALENGAKGLKLQTEIDNISAQRLYAENGYLRDNRYFHYELTF; via the coding sequence GTGAAAATATATGAAGCGACAATTGAAGATTTAGATGGAGTAGCATCAGTATTTAATAATTATCGTACCTTTTATAAACAAGAGTCGAATGTGGGAGAAGCACGAGTATTTTTGCGTAATCGCATAGAGCGAAAAGAATCTGTAATTTTTGTAGCTGTTGAAGATGGGGAGTACCTTGGATTCACACAATTATATCCTTCTTTTTCATCAGTTTCGATGAAAGAATTATGGATTTTAAATGATCTATTTGTACAAGAAGGTAAACGCGGCGCAGGTATTGGAAAAAAATTATTAGAAGCGGCTAGAATTTTCGCACTAGAGAACGGTGCAAAAGGATTAAAATTGCAAACAGAAATAGATAACATATCAGCACAGCGATTATATGCCGAGAATGGATATTTGAGAGATAATCGTTATTTCCATTATGAATTAACTTTCTAA
- a CDS encoding YpjP family protein: MPNWFRKTLVALITVFTFGLVTPPSILLDNAKADKPTTRQQNLEQTSYTYEENRERLTAETFVTYAMQEAEKQSMQKFGSKIGPVIEDEFKDIILPKIEEAIAELTTDVPEESLQSLAISQKPAGGNNEKIFHVYDTKTGNDLLRFHVRRDHPPQDGYYFNFHYHRFDDGYTAHHELGDIYWNTNMPPKWLS, from the coding sequence ATGCCAAATTGGTTTAGAAAGACGTTAGTCGCATTAATTACTGTATTTACATTTGGTTTAGTGACGCCTCCTTCTATTTTGCTTGATAATGCAAAAGCGGACAAGCCTACAACAAGGCAACAAAATTTGGAGCAGACGTCCTATACATATGAAGAAAATCGAGAGAGGTTAACCGCAGAGACCTTTGTGACCTATGCAATGCAAGAAGCTGAGAAACAATCTATGCAAAAGTTTGGTTCTAAAATTGGACCTGTCATTGAAGATGAATTTAAAGATATTATTCTACCTAAAATAGAAGAAGCAATTGCAGAGCTTACAACAGATGTACCGGAAGAGTCTTTACAATCATTAGCAATTTCACAGAAACCAGCAGGCGGCAATAACGAAAAGATTTTTCATGTATATGATACGAAAACAGGAAATGATTTACTACGTTTCCATGTAAGGCGGGATCATCCACCACAAGATGGATATTATTTTAATTTCCACTACCATCGCTTTGATGATGGATATACAGCGCATCATGAGTTAGGAGATATTTATTGGAATACGAATATGCCGCCGAAATGGCTGTCGTGA
- a CDS encoding HAD hydrolase-like protein: MLKYVVFDFDGTLVDSQDIFVPIYNQLAEKHGYKTVSEVEIEPLRKLSIPERCKQLHVPLYKLPILALEFYKLYQPAIKDLVLFNGMKEVLDELHRKGYGIAVISSNSEEHIRAFLHNNQIKNIQEVFCSKNLFGKDKIIKKFLKEKTLTEADMLYVGDEQRDIVACKKVGVNVVWVGWGYDVMETIKEDSPNYMVNTPNEILHIVESVQ, encoded by the coding sequence ATGTTGAAATATGTTGTATTTGATTTTGACGGTACATTAGTAGATTCACAAGATATATTTGTTCCTATTTATAATCAACTTGCTGAGAAGCATGGGTATAAAACGGTAAGTGAAGTAGAAATTGAACCTTTAAGAAAATTATCTATTCCTGAAAGGTGTAAACAGCTTCATGTACCACTTTATAAATTGCCTATATTAGCGCTAGAGTTTTATAAACTATACCAGCCAGCTATTAAAGATCTAGTCTTATTTAATGGCATGAAGGAAGTGCTAGATGAATTACATAGAAAGGGTTATGGAATAGCAGTAATATCCTCTAATTCAGAAGAGCATATTAGAGCATTTCTACATAACAATCAAATAAAAAATATTCAAGAAGTTTTTTGTTCGAAAAATTTGTTTGGGAAAGATAAAATTATCAAGAAATTTTTAAAAGAAAAAACGTTAACAGAAGCTGATATGCTGTATGTTGGTGATGAGCAACGAGATATTGTTGCATGTAAAAAAGTTGGCGTAAACGTCGTATGGGTTGGATGGGGATATGATGTGATGGAAACGATCAAAGAAGATTCTCCAAATTATATGGTAAATACACCAAATGAAATTTTACATATAGTTGAGTCTGTTCAGTGA
- a CDS encoding ABC transporter permease: MMKQQFYKRLRHELKRKWKSIRSVTDWTIALYFIVPVLVFSGIYYRSLWTRELSAEEPAYFLLGLFVFFFVTYSRGMRSFFEQADSLFLIQHPVHMKKLMKYGMVYTCIRISITNIIVTLIMLPILVKSMGASLLQVVLFWLSFTVFRCMLSLLVRYIDVCGGKRWVLWIVKIIVFFMSFICLGSGLFLGFKHPVYAILFIIVLIGISLILIKQKMNYQRFFFKEVEKEKEEGMRWTTEIMHFSGQITKPSNNSRPWLFPRSKHILGKKSDSRIIESFFKEYFRSGASLSFYIKIIFMSAVSIKVTPWWIALIIIVFACVAIVRYSGDQWNEFVKKMFLQLYCDQGKLLLLKGRAGMSLFVPAVLIYGIVILGQFYLLPAIIVGSLLLILIGWIVFIP, from the coding sequence ATGATGAAACAACAATTTTATAAAAGGTTGCGTCATGAACTGAAAAGAAAATGGAAATCCATTCGGTCTGTAACTGATTGGACAATCGCATTATATTTTATCGTTCCAGTACTTGTATTTAGCGGGATTTATTATCGTTCGTTATGGACAAGAGAATTATCTGCAGAAGAACCGGCTTATTTTTTATTGGGCTTGTTTGTATTTTTCTTTGTTACATATTCAAGAGGAATGCGTTCGTTTTTTGAGCAAGCAGATAGCCTGTTTTTAATTCAGCATCCAGTTCACATGAAAAAATTAATGAAATATGGCATGGTATACACATGTATTCGAATAAGTATAACAAATATCATTGTAACGCTCATTATGTTACCTATATTGGTTAAGAGTATGGGGGCTTCTCTTTTACAAGTCGTATTATTTTGGCTGTCCTTTACCGTTTTTCGGTGTATGTTATCACTATTGGTAAGATATATAGATGTGTGTGGAGGGAAGCGCTGGGTATTATGGATTGTAAAGATTATCGTATTTTTTATGAGTTTTATTTGTTTGGGAAGTGGTCTGTTTTTAGGTTTTAAACATCCAGTATATGCAATACTATTTATCATTGTATTGATTGGAATTAGTTTGATATTGATAAAACAAAAAATGAACTATCAACGTTTCTTTTTTAAGGAAGTTGAAAAAGAAAAGGAAGAGGGTATGCGCTGGACAACGGAAATCATGCACTTTAGTGGTCAAATAACGAAGCCAAGTAATAACTCGAGACCATGGTTGTTTCCACGTTCGAAGCATATACTAGGGAAAAAATCTGATTCGCGTATTATTGAATCATTTTTTAAGGAGTATTTTCGATCAGGTGCTTCTTTAAGTTTTTATATTAAAATTATCTTTATGAGTGCAGTATCGATAAAAGTAACACCATGGTGGATTGCGCTTATTATTATTGTATTTGCCTGTGTTGCAATTGTACGTTATTCAGGGGATCAATGGAATGAATTTGTTAAAAAAATGTTTCTCCAATTATATTGTGATCAAGGGAAGTTATTATTGTTAAAAGGAAGAGCGGGAATGTCCTTGTTTGTTCCGGCTGTTTTGATTTACGGCATAGTTATACTTGGCCAGTTTTATTTATTACCAGCTATTATCGTAGGAAGCCTACTATTAATATTAATAGGCTGGATTGTATTCATACCGTAG
- a CDS encoding iron-containing alcohol dehydrogenase, protein MGYLQEIAEFRMPKNVLYGRNSLEKLGEQAIKLGKKAFIISDSIMKKLGYIDACVKLLKAKKIDVITYENVNAEPTNIHVLEALTICAESKCDFIIGLGGGSCIDAAKAVAVLFTNGGEIEDYVQNHVEIEKQPLPLIAIPTTSGTGSEVTSVAVITNTKTDVKMMIKHPNFTPQIAIIDPLLTRSVPPNITAATGIDALCHAIEAYLSRFSQPLTDVLALAAIGAIMKHLRIAYEKGTDIEAREAMMIASLQAGIAFSNASVTLVHGMSRPIGALFHVPHGISNAMLLPAVLDFTKICSVKRLADIGRIINPELHSLSDEELANHAIFEIKKLCLDLRIPNLREYGIDQVEFENALSKMAKDALASGSPSNNPRIPSYHEVKKLYRICFDYQYENSISTSIDF, encoded by the coding sequence GTGGGTTATTTGCAAGAAATCGCAGAGTTTCGTATGCCAAAGAACGTTTTGTACGGGAGAAATTCACTGGAGAAATTAGGAGAACAAGCAATTAAACTAGGGAAAAAAGCTTTCATTATCAGTGATTCTATTATGAAAAAACTTGGTTATATTGATGCGTGTGTGAAACTACTAAAAGCGAAAAAAATAGATGTTATTACTTATGAAAATGTAAATGCGGAACCAACAAATATCCACGTTTTGGAAGCGTTAACGATATGTGCAGAGTCAAAATGTGATTTTATTATTGGGCTTGGTGGAGGAAGTTGTATTGATGCAGCAAAAGCTGTAGCAGTTCTGTTTACAAATGGAGGAGAGATTGAAGATTATGTTCAAAATCATGTGGAAATAGAAAAGCAACCATTACCCCTTATTGCAATTCCAACAACATCTGGTACAGGATCAGAAGTTACAAGTGTTGCTGTTATTACAAATACAAAAACAGATGTCAAAATGATGATTAAGCACCCAAATTTCACGCCACAAATCGCGATTATCGATCCCTTATTGACACGTTCTGTTCCACCGAATATTACTGCAGCAACAGGTATTGACGCACTATGTCATGCAATTGAAGCATATCTTTCTAGATTTTCGCAACCGCTTACAGATGTATTAGCACTTGCAGCAATTGGAGCGATTATGAAACACTTGCGGATTGCCTATGAAAAGGGGACAGATATAGAAGCACGAGAAGCAATGATGATTGCATCCTTACAAGCTGGCATTGCTTTTTCAAACGCATCGGTCACTTTAGTCCATGGAATGTCACGCCCAATTGGAGCACTATTTCATGTACCCCATGGTATATCAAATGCGATGTTACTACCAGCAGTTTTAGATTTTACAAAAATTTGCTCAGTCAAACGCCTCGCAGATATTGGGCGGATTATAAATCCGGAATTACATTCATTATCTGATGAAGAGCTTGCTAACCATGCTATTTTTGAAATAAAGAAACTCTGTTTGGATCTACGTATTCCTAATCTTAGGGAGTACGGAATTGATCAGGTTGAATTTGAAAATGCTCTTTCAAAAATGGCGAAAGATGCATTGGCTAGTGGGAGTCCGAGTAATAACCCACGCATCCCTTCTTATCATGAGGTGAAAAAATTATATCGTATATGTTTTGACTATCAATATGAAAATTCTATAAGTACCTCAATAGATTTCTGA
- a CDS encoding GntP family permease: MELVIILLALCMLMFVAYRGFSVILFAPICALFAVLLTEPSHVLPFFSNIFMEKMVGFIKLYFPVFLLGAIFGKVVEMSGIAESIAKTIIQLVGVKRSMLAIVLMGAILTYSGVSLFVVAFAVYPFAANLFREANIPKRLIPGTIALGAITFTMDALPGTPQIQNVIPTTFFKTDIYAAPFLGIIGAVFVFLVGMLYLERRRKKAEESGEGYYGCGNENSEMAATTETEQNIKPAIHTPEITPLRQVLAFIPLILVGVMNKVFTVMIPTWYPKGFDFSSIGLKTFGKVELSGVLGVWSVELALLIGIITTIILNWKRLFTGFQAGLNASIGGALLAAMNTGAEYGFGGVIAALPGFGVIRDSISTTFTNPLVNGAVTTNVLAGITGSASGGMGIALSAMSEKYIAAAEQYNIPFEVMHRIISMASGGMDTLPHNGAVITLLAVTGLTHKQSYRDIFAITIIKTIAVFVVIGVYSLTGIV, from the coding sequence ATGGAATTAGTAATTATTTTATTGGCTCTTTGCATGCTGATGTTTGTTGCCTATCGTGGTTTTTCGGTTATATTATTTGCCCCAATTTGCGCGCTATTTGCGGTTTTATTAACAGAGCCAAGTCACGTATTACCTTTTTTCTCTAATATTTTTATGGAAAAAATGGTTGGGTTTATTAAATTATATTTTCCAGTATTCTTACTCGGAGCAATTTTCGGTAAGGTAGTAGAAATGTCAGGGATTGCGGAGTCTATTGCAAAAACAATTATTCAGCTAGTTGGTGTCAAACGTTCCATGCTAGCAATTGTTCTGATGGGTGCTATATTAACCTATAGTGGCGTCAGTTTGTTTGTAGTTGCTTTTGCGGTATATCCATTTGCAGCTAATTTATTTCGAGAGGCTAATATTCCAAAACGATTAATACCAGGAACAATTGCTCTTGGAGCAATTACATTTACAATGGATGCTCTTCCAGGGACACCGCAAATTCAAAATGTTATTCCAACGACATTTTTTAAAACAGACATTTATGCAGCACCATTTCTTGGAATCATTGGAGCGGTCTTTGTATTTCTTGTTGGTATGTTGTATTTAGAAAGAAGACGAAAAAAGGCAGAGGAAAGTGGCGAAGGTTATTATGGTTGTGGAAATGAGAATTCTGAAATGGCAGCTACAACTGAAACAGAACAAAATATAAAACCAGCTATTCATACTCCCGAAATTACACCACTTCGCCAAGTACTGGCTTTTATACCGCTTATTTTAGTGGGGGTAATGAATAAAGTTTTTACAGTGATGATTCCAACATGGTATCCAAAGGGATTTGATTTTTCATCTATTGGATTAAAAACATTTGGCAAAGTGGAACTTTCTGGTGTGCTAGGCGTATGGTCTGTTGAACTGGCACTATTAATCGGAATTATTACAACGATAATTTTAAATTGGAAACGCTTATTTACAGGATTTCAAGCTGGCTTAAATGCAAGTATTGGTGGTGCATTGCTTGCTGCTATGAATACTGGAGCAGAATATGGTTTTGGGGGAGTTATAGCAGCATTACCCGGCTTCGGTGTCATTCGGGACAGTATTTCTACGACGTTCACAAATCCTCTCGTAAATGGTGCAGTTACTACAAATGTCCTTGCGGGAATTACTGGATCAGCATCAGGAGGAATGGGGATTGCTTTAAGTGCGATGTCGGAGAAATACATTGCGGCGGCAGAACAATATAATATTCCATTTGAAGTGATGCATAGGATTATTTCAATGGCATCAGGAGGAATGGATACATTACCACATAACGGTGCTGTCATTACATTATTGGCAGTAACTGGATTAACACATAAGCAATCCTATCGTGATATTTTTGCAATTACTATTATTAAAACAATAGCTGTATTTGTTGTGATCGGTGTTTATAGCTTAACTGGAATTGTATAA
- a CDS encoding VOC family protein, producing the protein MQQFEPGIHHIEFWVANLEESICFYSRLFSIIGWKQLNESAFSTGEIEIYFKEVDEKIVRTLGPRHICYQAVSRTVVNEVANFLQNVQAEIIRGPIETNHYSDEYYTVDFYDPNGFVVEVAYTPNVEM; encoded by the coding sequence ATGCAGCAGTTTGAACCTGGTATTCATCATATTGAATTTTGGGTAGCAAATTTAGAGGAATCCATATGTTTTTATAGTAGGTTGTTCTCTATCATTGGCTGGAAACAGTTGAATGAGAGTGCATTTAGTACAGGGGAGATTGAAATATATTTCAAGGAAGTAGATGAAAAGATTGTAAGAACGTTAGGGCCGAGGCATATTTGTTATCAGGCTGTTAGTAGAACTGTAGTTAATGAGGTCGCTAATTTCTTACAAAATGTACAAGCGGAGATTATTCGTGGGCCGATTGAGACGAATCATTACTCAGATGAATATTATACTGTGGATTTTTATGATCCGAATGGGTTTGTTGTAGAAGTGGCTTATACGCCTAATGTGGAAATGTGA
- a CDS encoding GNAT family N-acetyltransferase, whose protein sequence is MKSHIRKATVNDIEALCSLTKELKGSDISYVDMQNRLQFVEMSPFDFLYVYEEDDHIFGFLGFRIRENLEDVTRYGEVSIISVDSTARRKGIGQILMEYAEQLAKEHNCIGTWLVSGTQRTDAHPFYKKLGYEINGYRFVKYF, encoded by the coding sequence ATGAAATCTCACATTCGAAAAGCAACTGTGAACGATATAGAAGCACTTTGTTCACTAACAAAAGAATTAAAAGGTTCTGATATTTCTTATGTAGACATGCAAAATCGCTTACAATTTGTTGAAATGAGCCCATTTGACTTCTTATATGTTTACGAAGAAGATGATCATATATTTGGATTCCTTGGATTTCGTATACGTGAGAACTTAGAAGATGTGACACGATACGGGGAAGTATCCATTATTAGTGTTGACTCCACAGCAAGAAGAAAAGGAATTGGACAAATTTTAATGGAGTATGCTGAACAGTTAGCTAAAGAGCATAACTGTATTGGAACATGGCTTGTAAGTGGTACGCAAAGAACAGATGCTCATCCATTCTATAAAAAATTAGGATACGAAATAAACGGATATCGATTTGTAAAATACTTTTAA
- a CDS encoding GntP family permease: protein MELVIILLALSLLMFVAYRGFSVILFAPIFALFAVFLTEPSFVLPFFSNIFMEKMVGFIKLYFPVFLLGAIFGKVVEMSGIADSIAKTIIEIVGEKRTILAIVLMGAVLTYSGVSVYVVVFAIYPFAAKLFRQANIPKRLIPGTIVLGAVTFTMDALPGSPQIQNVIPTTFFKTDIYAAPILGIIGAIFVLTLGLIYLESRRKKAKAAGEGYFGFEDGNSEMAASLELEQKNHTSLQSIKISRVQQVVAFVPLILVGVMNKFFTITIPKWYPNGFDFSSIGMKSFGKIELSAVLGIWSVELALIIGIITTLLVYWKRVVTGFQAGLNTSIGGALLATMNTGAEFGFGGVIAALPGFAIMRDSISATFTNPLVNGAVTTNILAGITGSASGGMGIVLSAMGDKFIAAAEQYHIPLEVMHRIVSMASGGMDTLPHNGAIITILTVTGLTHKQSYRDIFAVTILKTVAVFLVIAFYMFTGIY, encoded by the coding sequence TTGGAGCTAGTTATTATTTTATTAGCACTTAGTTTACTTATGTTTGTTGCCTATAGAGGATTTTCTGTTATTTTATTTGCACCGATTTTTGCTCTATTTGCAGTGTTTTTAACAGAACCTAGTTTTGTACTGCCTTTCTTTTCGAATATTTTTATGGAGAAAATGGTAGGCTTTATTAAGTTGTATTTTCCAGTTTTCTTACTAGGTGCTATTTTCGGTAAAGTAGTAGAAATGTCTGGAATTGCAGATTCTATTGCTAAGACAATTATTGAAATAGTGGGTGAAAAACGGACCATTTTGGCTATCGTTTTAATGGGGGCTGTTTTAACTTATAGCGGTGTGAGTGTTTATGTTGTTGTGTTTGCAATATATCCATTTGCTGCAAAATTGTTTCGTCAAGCGAATATTCCGAAGCGCTTAATACCTGGAACAATCGTTCTTGGAGCTGTCACGTTTACGATGGATGCACTCCCAGGATCACCGCAAATTCAAAATGTAATCCCGACAACATTTTTTAAAACAGATATTTATGCAGCACCTATACTTGGTATTATTGGTGCTATTTTTGTCTTAACGTTAGGATTGATCTATTTAGAGAGTCGACGTAAGAAGGCGAAAGCAGCTGGAGAAGGATATTTTGGTTTTGAAGATGGGAATTCTGAAATGGCAGCATCACTGGAGTTAGAGCAAAAGAATCATACTTCTCTTCAAAGTATTAAAATTTCAAGAGTACAGCAAGTCGTTGCTTTTGTACCACTTATTTTAGTAGGAGTTATGAATAAGTTTTTTACAATAACAATACCAAAATGGTATCCAAATGGTTTTGATTTTTCCTCAATTGGAATGAAATCGTTTGGTAAGATAGAGTTAAGCGCAGTACTTGGTATTTGGTCTGTAGAATTAGCACTCATCATTGGGATTATAACAACGCTTTTAGTATATTGGAAGCGTGTTGTAACAGGATTTCAAGCAGGATTGAATACAAGTATTGGAGGAGCATTGCTTGCAACAATGAATACAGGAGCAGAATTCGGCTTTGGTGGCGTAATTGCAGCACTTCCAGGGTTTGCGATTATGCGAGATAGCATTTCTGCAACATTTACTAATCCACTCGTAAATGGAGCGGTGACAACGAATATTCTTGCTGGTATTACTGGTTCAGCATCGGGAGGAATGGGAATTGTATTAAGTGCAATGGGAGATAAATTTATTGCAGCGGCAGAACAATATCATATTCCACTTGAAGTTATGCATCGTATTGTTTCAATGGCATCGGGAGGGATGGATACACTTCCACATAACGGAGCAATTATTACAATCCTTACTGTTACAGGATTGACACATAAACAATCGTATCGTGATATATTTGCTGTGACAATATTGAAAACGGTCGCTGTATTTTTAGTAATTGCTTTTTATATGTTTACAGGAATCTACTAA
- a CDS encoding HAD-IIIA family hydrolase, whose protein sequence is MTNIQAIFIDRDGTIGGDTIIHYPGEFTLFSFTQDALRALKEQNIKLFSFTNQPGIADGKASIEDFIQELEAFGFDDIYLCPHRHGDGCECRKPSTGMLLQASKKHELDLTKCIVIGDRWTDIVAGANVNATTILVQTGAGHDALHTYRDKWAHIEPSYIAENFQDAVIWILKRITTQI, encoded by the coding sequence ATGACAAACATTCAAGCAATATTTATCGATCGTGATGGAACCATCGGAGGAGATACTATCATACATTATCCTGGTGAATTTACCTTATTTTCATTTACACAAGACGCCTTACGTGCATTAAAAGAACAAAATATAAAACTATTTTCCTTTACAAATCAACCTGGTATTGCTGATGGAAAAGCAAGTATAGAAGATTTTATTCAAGAACTAGAAGCTTTTGGTTTTGATGACATCTATCTTTGTCCTCACAGACATGGAGATGGGTGCGAATGTCGAAAGCCAAGTACAGGTATGCTTCTGCAAGCATCAAAAAAACATGAGCTTGATTTAACAAAATGCATCGTTATTGGCGATCGCTGGACTGATATCGTTGCTGGCGCAAATGTGAATGCAACAACGATCTTAGTTCAAACGGGTGCCGGGCATGACGCATTACATACATATCGCGATAAATGGGCTCATATTGAACCGAGTTATATTGCAGAAAACTTTCAAGATGCTGTCATTTGGATTCTGAAACGAATTACAACACAAATTTAA
- a CDS encoding SAM-dependent methyltransferase yields MFSLRPIAFVHNERKMIMDDEWGDVQSLITLTDSYAEESIQGIEDFSHIEVIFYFHKVKDEQIQYSARHPRNNKEYPKIGIFAQRGKNRPNRLGATIAKVVRREGKSIVVEGLDAIDGTPILDIKPVMREFLPNEDILQPEWVTDLMKEYWKGSEVK; encoded by the coding sequence ATGTTTTCACTTCGGCCAATTGCTTTTGTACATAATGAAAGAAAAATGATAATGGATGATGAATGGGGAGATGTACAATCTCTTATTACATTAACGGATTCATATGCAGAAGAGAGTATACAAGGAATTGAAGATTTTTCACATATTGAAGTAATCTTTTATTTTCATAAAGTGAAAGATGAACAGATTCAATATTCGGCTAGACATCCACGAAATAATAAGGAATATCCGAAAATAGGTATTTTTGCACAGCGGGGGAAAAATCGTCCTAATCGATTGGGGGCGACAATTGCAAAAGTTGTAAGGCGAGAAGGAAAATCAATTGTAGTTGAAGGATTAGATGCAATTGACGGTACACCTATATTGGATATAAAGCCTGTTATGAGAGAATTTTTACCGAATGAAGATATTTTACAACCTGAATGGGTAACGGACCTTATGAAGGAGTATTGGAAAGGAAGCGAAGTAAAGTGA
- a CDS encoding aspartate/glutamate racemase family protein, with protein sequence MKMIGLIGGMSWESSSEYYRIINEEVKKRLGGLHSAKCLLYSVDFEEIERCQSEGDWGKAGNVLGEAAYSLEKAGADFIVICTNTMHKVISNIKDKVSIPILHIADATAMEIKKQGIRSVGLLGTKYTMEQDFYKSRIEEKGMRVMIPNETDRELVNRIIYNELCLGKVNQTSRDSYKEIINRFVQNGVEGIILGCTEIGLLVKQEDSQVPLFDTTFIHAVEAVNISLGGYLDVVKKNKK encoded by the coding sequence ATGAAAATGATAGGTCTTATTGGTGGAATGAGCTGGGAGTCTTCTTCTGAATATTATCGCATTATTAATGAAGAAGTAAAAAAGAGGTTAGGAGGATTACATTCAGCGAAATGTCTTTTATATAGCGTTGATTTTGAAGAGATTGAACGATGTCAATCTGAAGGTGATTGGGGAAAAGCGGGGAACGTATTAGGAGAAGCTGCATATTCTCTTGAGAAAGCTGGTGCAGACTTCATTGTTATTTGTACGAATACAATGCATAAAGTGATTAGTAATATTAAAGATAAGGTGAGTATTCCTATTTTACATATCGCGGATGCAACAGCTATGGAAATAAAGAAACAAGGAATTCGATCAGTTGGTTTACTCGGAACGAAATATACAATGGAACAAGATTTTTACAAATCACGTATAGAAGAAAAGGGTATGAGAGTAATGATACCAAATGAAACAGATAGGGAATTAGTAAATAGAATCATATATAACGAGTTATGTTTAGGAAAGGTTAATCAAACATCAAGAGATTCCTATAAAGAAATAATAAATCGTTTCGTACAAAATGGAGTAGAAGGAATTATATTAGGTTGTACGGAAATAGGGCTATTAGTAAAACAGGAAGATTCTCAAGTTCCTTTATTTGATACAACTTTTATACATGCTGTTGAAGCTGTAAACATCTCTTTAGGAGGTTATTTGGATGTGGTGAAAAAGAATAAAAAATAA